In a genomic window of Thunnus thynnus chromosome 16, fThuThy2.1, whole genome shotgun sequence:
- the cep170ba gene encoding centrosomal protein of 170 kDa protein B isoform X1, whose amino-acid sequence MSVTSWFLVSSSGTRHRLPREMIFVGRDDCELMLQSRSVDKQHAVINYDPNTDEHMVKDLGSLNGTFVNDLRIPDQTYITLKLSDVIRFGYDAHVYILEKSQHKVPEEALKHEKYTSQLQLSIKALEAKVKEAQQLQSSEKSKDAVSNVKLPDRAERRAQSLTAATDSPISKPTPLYGQPSWWGEDEDPANKKQIRGGKSPERESPEPAKDVSRYEVNGSLSDSQAKSIFSYRREPSYFEIPTKELQQRSPKKQELQVHEVPTKDTTDPSESVPSTPTPPVVQSHASFTIEFDDCMPGRMKIKDHVTKFSFRQQRKLPSTDVVTTPTEVMSAESKVADWLVQSNASMIRRRSKAEDMYSTNSDPSLLKTTKVNHGEDGTHSDSGDPATNGKDILQSEPQIGSKVSPQPLRASPPQRFTSPDSEEPLSYSPTESQSLSSLGKADPQQAFVIEFFDDNSRKKRSQSFTGNTTPPEPSGPRVQLEKARKTSSPNGERHVPCPASATPPTQRYTVPLKGSASTGPQRAGSLRREKTEDRISTNFSSRSSSSVSVRPFSSVGRRSKLGQEFTAELLKQAKQASTASWEKNTSSPPTKAQTGTKVASPSPPPSNAPYQPQTSSPIHQPVPLKAPMMPMASQSAEVKSPHGGPRNEEEDSLSDAGTYTIEADIQDKELEEARNKIDQVFGVLESPERTNQTEAETSATFRPVIGQGREQHRQSSCGEVRPTPEQGQSLVKVQRAGAVLQGAPKWMSCWASLADSYTESGPSSGLFDTPSQMELSGGARGTIIHKATLSRSHDSGDSEGSRARRILPQVPLGEKNDIPAPSIHVHYDPHSTFDVGENSLVAPRSQEGSHKLSVQDDVEPDSLSDASKSDDGSIIEQRRTLSDTEEKKNEDKPKLPAKSTSFYIGSEEPVSRPERGGSKPNTPKTERKHPTKTFSTATLTKQRGNQDSGKVKPSMSAPALGQGTQSPDLKEGTVSPLIRQESFTKERPSNAKLPNISSEPPQRDPDPELFQGSCSQDTQSYLKQTEDVLAALEAKLQAGQSETTPSPMMDSLSGESDVDTSSTVSQHSNKTRPNTLTKKPSNSGFHREKSSASIASQESNHQSSTSERLSEKRRSQGTDSNNKTESVRRPVGLRRSIGKRGSTDLSDDPQSSSVPYSDQESNTRQTRKKYTVPLQKEDAKSSRGSQALSRANSLSAPRPTRASMLRRARLGEASDNEGTETDRLSQEADNIPAKQPQEPKKLSRLDMLAMPRKRTSSFNTPSDTEASSTSQWTGKSTGFSNRSAESGSSSVRRASAPGPKPAERPQKAALSKTPITRGRSSSAKYASSTASSRRRQKGSDYTSTSDEEYDSNQSTPKHKRSQPSSASHSPRSHPRPQPVVALRPKPRSRDSEDENHEGDAFHNWSSHSAEIARLSQDLAKDLAILAREIHDVAGDGDPQNSAAESSTPVSTVTAHEQLVQRIPEAGLNYQRVPPSSASAMDTDQNSSDHEQTSRHRARNREEVIVDNLMLNPVSQIIMAIRENTEQLAGKIKVLFQDRMDVWEEIESKVNSDNDVPVVKTSNKEITSILKELRRVQRQLEVINTVVEPSGQPEETKASASAVSSSSGVRPSRTPSSRDWRTIHSASKRGGGQRPGESVRRAAVTPDDLREGYLV is encoded by the exons GTGTGACATCATGGTTTCTGGTCAGCAGCTCTGGCACACGCCACCGGTTGCCACGGGAGATGATCTTTGTCGGCCGGGACGATTGCGAGTTAatgctgcag TCTCGAAGTGTGGACAAACAGCACGCTGTGATCAACTACGACCCAAACACAGATGAGCACATGGTGAAGGACCTTGGCAGTTTGAATGGG ACTTTTGTGAATGACCTCAGAATCCCAGACCAGACGTACATCACCCTCAAGCTCTCAGATGTCATTCGCTTCGGTTATG ATGCTCATGTATATATCCTGGAGAAGAGTCAACACAAAGTCCCAGAAGAAGCTCTTAAA CATGAGAAGTACACCAGCCAGTTACAGCTTAGTATAAAAGCCCTGGAGGCCAAGGTGAAGGAAGCACAGCAGCTCCAGAGCTCAGAGAAGAGCAAAGATGCTGTCTCAAATGTCAAGCTACCGGACAGGGCTGAGCGAAGAGCCCAATCACTAACAG CTGCCACAGATTCTCCGATATCCAAGCCTACTCCTCTGTACGGCCAACCGTCCTGGTGGGGGGAGGATGAGGACCCAGCCAACAAAAAGCAGATCAGAGGTGGAAAATCGCCAGAACGGGAGTCCCCAG AGCCTGCTAAAGATGTATCCAGATATGAGGTCAACGGTTCTCTGTCTGACAGTCAGGCCAAGTCCATCTTCTCCTACCGCAGAGAGCCCAGCTACTTTGAGATCCCAACAAAGGAGCTCCAGCAGCGATCTCCCAAGAAACAGGAGTTGCAGGTTCATGAGGTTCCAACTAAGGACACTACAGATCCCTCTGAGTCTGTCCCCTCTACCCCCACACCTCCCGTGGTCCAAAGCCATGCCTCCTTCACCATTGAATTTGATGACTGCATGCCAGGCAGAATGAAGATCAAGGACCACGTGACCAAGTTCTCTTTCCGCCAGCAGCGCAAGCTGCCTTCCACAGATGTTGTTACCACACCCACTGAGGTGATGTCAGCAGAAAGCAAAGTTGCTGATTGGCTGGTCCAAAGCAATGCTAGCATGATAAGGAGGAGGTCAAAGGCTGAAGACATGTATAGCACCAACAGTGACCCGTCACTTCTAAAGACTACCAAGG TAAACCATGGTGAGGATGGCACGCACAGTGATTCAGGGGATCCTGCAACCAATGGAAAAGATATTCTGCAGTCAGAACCTCAGATTGGGTCCAAGGTGTCTCCACAACCCCTGAGAGCCTCCCCGCCACAACGCTTCACCTCCCCTGACTCTGAGGAGCCTTTGTCCTATTCTCCTACAGAGTCTCAGTCCCTTTCCAGTCTTGGCAAGGCTGATCCTCAACAAGCCTTTGTCATTGAGTTCTTTGATGATAACTCAAGAAAGAAGCGTTCCCAGTCCTTCACTGGTAACACAACCCCACCTGAGCCATCAGGCCCCAGGGTCCAGCTGGAGAAGGCAAGGAAAACCTCGAGCCCAAATGGGGAGAGACATGTCCCGTGTCCAGCCTCCGCCACTCCCCCAACCCAACGATACACTGTCCCCCTAAAGGGCTCTGCTTCCACAGGTCCCCAAAGAGCTGGCTCTCTAAGAAGGGAGAAGACAGAGGACCGGATCAGCACAAACTTTTCCTCTCGCTCTTCATCCTCTGTTTCTGTTAGGCCTTTTAGCAGCGTGGGACGGAGATCCAAACTTGGCCAGGAATTTACTGCCGAATTGCTCAAACAAGCAAAGCAGGCCTCTACTGCCAGCTGGGAGAAAAATACATCTAGTCCCCCAACAAAAGCCCAAACAGGGACAAAGGTAGCATCACCTAGCCCTCCTCCATCTAATGCTCCCTATCAGCCACAGACATCCTCCCCTATCCACCAGCCTGTTCCCCTCAAGGCTCCCATGATGCCAATGGCATCTCAGAGTGCAGAAGTCAAGAGTCCCCATGGTGGCCCCAGAAACGAAGAGGAAGACAGTCTGAGTGACGCAGGAACCTACACCATTGAAGCTGATATCCAAGATAAAGAGCTAGAAGAGGCACGGAACAAGATCGATCAG GTGTTTGGTGTTCTTGAGAGCCCAGAGCGAACCAACCAGACTGAAGCAGAAACATCAGCAACATTTAGGCCTGTTATTGGTCAGGGCAGGGAGCAGCATAGGCAGAGTAGCTGTGGGGAGGTGAGGCCAACTCCAGAACAGGGACAGAGTCTGGTAAAG GTTCAGCGAGCAGGTGCAGTGTTACAGGGGGCTCCTAAGTGGATGTCTTGCTGGGCCAGCTTGGCAGACAGCTACACGGAATCTGGCCCTTCGTCTGGCCTCTTTGACACCCCTTCCCAGATGGAGCTGTCAGGAGGGG cacGAGGTACAATCATCCACAAGGCAACGCTCAGCAGAAGTCATGACAGCGGCGACTCTGAAGGCTCAAGAGCTCGCCGCATCCTGCCCCAGGTACCGCTGGGGGAGAAGAATGACATTCCAGCTCCCAGCATTCATGTTCATTATGACCCACATTCAACCTTTGATGTAGGAGAAAATAGCTTGGTCGCCCCAAGGTCTCAGGAAGGCAGTCATAAGTTATCAGTGCAGGATGACGTAGAGCCTGACAGTCTGAGTGATGCCAGTAAATCAGATGATGGTTCCATTATAGAACAGAGGAGAACGCTGTCAGacacagaagagaagaaaaatgaggaCAAGCCCAAACTCCCGGCCAAGTCTACATCATTCTACATCGGGTCAGAGGAGCCTGTGTCCCGACCAGAACGTGGAGGCTCAAAACCGAACACTCCTaagactgagagaaaacatCCAACCAAAACCTTCTCAACGGCCACTCTGACCAAACAGAGAGGTAACCAGGACTCTGGGAAAGTCAAGCCCAGCATGTCAGCTCCTGCCCTGGGCCAGGGGACACAGAGCCCCGACTTAAAAGAAGGTACAGTATCACCATTAATCAGACAAGAGAGCTTCACCAAGGAGCGGCCAAGCAATGCCAAATTGCCCAACATCTCCAGCGAACCTCCTCAAAGAGACCCAGACCCCGAATTATTCCAGGGATCCTGCAGTCAGGACACTCAATCTTACCTCAAACAAACAGAGGATGTTTTGGCTGCTCTGGAGGCCAAACTCCAAGCAGGACAATCAGAAACCACTCCGTCTCCTATGATGGACTCTCTCTCTGGGGAGTCTGATGTCGATACCTCCAGCACAGTCAGCCAGCATAGCAATAAGACCAGGCCAAACACACTGACTAAAAAACCCTCTAATAGTGGCTTCCACAGGGAGAAGTCTTCAGCCAGTATAGCTAGCCAGGAGTCAAATCACCAGTCCTCTACTTCTGAGCGCCTGTCAGAAAAGCGGCGCTCTCAGGGAACAGACAGCAATAATAAAACTGAGTCTGTGAGGAGACCAGTTGGACTTAGACGTAGTATTGGGAAACGTGGCTCCACAGACCTAAGTGACGACCCTCAGAGCTCCAGTGTACCTTACTCTGATCAAGAGTCAAACACCCGCCAAACCCGCAAGAAATACACTGTGCCCCTTCAAAAGGAGGACGCTAAGAGCTCCAGAGGATCCCAGGCCTTAAGTCGTGCCAACAGCTTGTCTGCCCCAAGACCCACCAGGGCGTCCATGCTTCGACGGGCACGCCTTGGCGAGGCTTCAGACAACGAGGGCACTGAGACAGACAGGCTGTCACAGGAGGCAGACAACATTCCAGCTAAGCAACCCCAGGAACCCAAGAAACTCTCCAGGTTGGATATGCTGGCGATGCCTCGTAAGCGGACAAGCTCGTTCAACACACCCAGTGACACTGAGGCCTCTTCCACCTCACAGTGGACAGGCAAGAGCACAGGATTCTCCAACCGCAGCGCAGAGTCTGGCAGCAGCTCGGTTCGCAGGGCCTCTGCTCCGGGGCCGAAACCTGCAGAAAGACCGCAGAAAGCAGCACTCAGCAAGACACCAATTACTCGCGGACGTTCCAGCAGTGCCAAATATGCCAGTAGCACAGCAA GCTCCAGGAGACGACAGAAAGGCTCTGACTATACCTCTACCTCAGACGAGGAGTACGACTCAAACCAGAGCACTCCTAAACACAAACGCTCCCAACCTTCCTCAGCTTCCCATAGCCCACGCAGTCATCCTCGGCCCCAGCCGGTGGTTGCGCTCCGTCCAAAACCCCGCAGCAGAGACTCTGAGGACGAGAACCATGAGGGAGACGCCTTCCACAATTGGTCCTCCCACAGTGCTGAGATTGCACG GTTGAGTCAAGACCTGGCTAAAGACCTAGCTATCTTAGCCAGAGAGATCCATGATGTGGCAGGTGATGGTGACCCACAGAACtctgcagcagagagcagcacacctgtctccacaGTGACCGCTCATGAACAG CTGGTTCAACGTATTCCAGAGGCTGGATTAAACTACCAGAGAGTCCCACCAAGTTCTGCATCAGCAATGGACACTGACCAGAACTCGAGTGACCATGAACAGACCTCCAGGCATCGAGCTCGGAACAGAGAAGAG GTCATTGTGGACAATCTGATGCTGAATCCAGTGTCTCAGATCATCATGGCCATCAGAGAGAACACTGAGCAACTTGCTGGGAAAATTAA GGTACTGTTCCAAGACAGGATGGATGTTTGGGAAGAAATTGAGTCCAAAGTTAATTCTGACAATGACGTCCCAGTTGTCAAAACCTCCAACAAG GAAATCACATCTATTTTGAAAGAACTCAGGAGAGTTCAGAGACAACTTGAAG tCATTAACACAGTCGTGGAGCCCAGTGGGCAGCCTGAGGAGACCAAGGCCTCAGCGTCTGCTGTCTCTTCCTCGTCCGGAGTTCGGCCCTCTAGAACACCGTCCTCGCGAGACTGGCGAACAATCCACTCCGCCTCTAAACGAGGTGGCGGCCAGAGGCCCGGCGAGAGTGTCAGGAGAGCAGCTGTGACACCAGATGATCTCAGAGAGGGATATCTGGTTTGA
- the cep170ba gene encoding centrosomal protein of 170 kDa protein B isoform X2, whose product MSVTSWFLVSSSGTRHRLPREMIFVGRDDCELMLQSRSVDKQHAVINYDPNTDEHMVKDLGSLNGTFVNDLRIPDQTYITLKLSDVIRFGYDAHVYILEKSQHKVPEEALKHEKYTSQLQLSIKALEAKVKEAQQLQSSEKSKDAVSNVKLPDRAERRAQSLTAATDSPISKPTPLYGQPSWWGEDEDPANKKQIRGGKSPERESPEPAKDVSRYEVNGSLSDSQAKSIFSYRREPSYFEIPTKELQQRSPKKQELQVHEVPTKDTTDPSESVPSTPTPPVVQSHASFTIEFDDCMPGRMKIKDHVTKFSFRQQRKLPSTDVVTTPTEVMSAESKVADWLVQSNASMIRRRSKAEDMYSTNSDPSLLKTTKVNHGEDGTHSDSGDPATNGKDILQSEPQIGSKVSPQPLRASPPQRFTSPDSEEPLSYSPTESQSLSSLGKADPQQAFVIEFFDDNSRKKRSQSFTGNTTPPEPSGPRVQLEKARKTSSPNGERHVPCPASATPPTQRYTVPLKGSASTGPQRAGSLRREKTEDRISTNFSSRSSSSVSVRPFSSVGRRSKLGQEFTAELLKQAKQASTASWEKNTSSPPTKAQTGTKVASPSPPPSNAPYQPQTSSPIHQPVPLKAPMMPMASQSAEVKSPHGGPRNEEEDSLSDAGTYTIEADIQDKELEEARNKIDQVFGVLESPERTNQTEAETSATFRPVIGQGREQHRQSSCGEVQRAGAVLQGAPKWMSCWASLADSYTESGPSSGLFDTPSQMELSGGARGTIIHKATLSRSHDSGDSEGSRARRILPQVPLGEKNDIPAPSIHVHYDPHSTFDVGENSLVAPRSQEGSHKLSVQDDVEPDSLSDASKSDDGSIIEQRRTLSDTEEKKNEDKPKLPAKSTSFYIGSEEPVSRPERGGSKPNTPKTERKHPTKTFSTATLTKQRGNQDSGKVKPSMSAPALGQGTQSPDLKEGTVSPLIRQESFTKERPSNAKLPNISSEPPQRDPDPELFQGSCSQDTQSYLKQTEDVLAALEAKLQAGQSETTPSPMMDSLSGESDVDTSSTVSQHSNKTRPNTLTKKPSNSGFHREKSSASIASQESNHQSSTSERLSEKRRSQGTDSNNKTESVRRPVGLRRSIGKRGSTDLSDDPQSSSVPYSDQESNTRQTRKKYTVPLQKEDAKSSRGSQALSRANSLSAPRPTRASMLRRARLGEASDNEGTETDRLSQEADNIPAKQPQEPKKLSRLDMLAMPRKRTSSFNTPSDTEASSTSQWTGKSTGFSNRSAESGSSSVRRASAPGPKPAERPQKAALSKTPITRGRSSSAKYASSTASSRRRQKGSDYTSTSDEEYDSNQSTPKHKRSQPSSASHSPRSHPRPQPVVALRPKPRSRDSEDENHEGDAFHNWSSHSAEIARLSQDLAKDLAILAREIHDVAGDGDPQNSAAESSTPVSTVTAHEQLVQRIPEAGLNYQRVPPSSASAMDTDQNSSDHEQTSRHRARNREEVIVDNLMLNPVSQIIMAIRENTEQLAGKIKVLFQDRMDVWEEIESKVNSDNDVPVVKTSNKEITSILKELRRVQRQLEVINTVVEPSGQPEETKASASAVSSSSGVRPSRTPSSRDWRTIHSASKRGGGQRPGESVRRAAVTPDDLREGYLV is encoded by the exons GTGTGACATCATGGTTTCTGGTCAGCAGCTCTGGCACACGCCACCGGTTGCCACGGGAGATGATCTTTGTCGGCCGGGACGATTGCGAGTTAatgctgcag TCTCGAAGTGTGGACAAACAGCACGCTGTGATCAACTACGACCCAAACACAGATGAGCACATGGTGAAGGACCTTGGCAGTTTGAATGGG ACTTTTGTGAATGACCTCAGAATCCCAGACCAGACGTACATCACCCTCAAGCTCTCAGATGTCATTCGCTTCGGTTATG ATGCTCATGTATATATCCTGGAGAAGAGTCAACACAAAGTCCCAGAAGAAGCTCTTAAA CATGAGAAGTACACCAGCCAGTTACAGCTTAGTATAAAAGCCCTGGAGGCCAAGGTGAAGGAAGCACAGCAGCTCCAGAGCTCAGAGAAGAGCAAAGATGCTGTCTCAAATGTCAAGCTACCGGACAGGGCTGAGCGAAGAGCCCAATCACTAACAG CTGCCACAGATTCTCCGATATCCAAGCCTACTCCTCTGTACGGCCAACCGTCCTGGTGGGGGGAGGATGAGGACCCAGCCAACAAAAAGCAGATCAGAGGTGGAAAATCGCCAGAACGGGAGTCCCCAG AGCCTGCTAAAGATGTATCCAGATATGAGGTCAACGGTTCTCTGTCTGACAGTCAGGCCAAGTCCATCTTCTCCTACCGCAGAGAGCCCAGCTACTTTGAGATCCCAACAAAGGAGCTCCAGCAGCGATCTCCCAAGAAACAGGAGTTGCAGGTTCATGAGGTTCCAACTAAGGACACTACAGATCCCTCTGAGTCTGTCCCCTCTACCCCCACACCTCCCGTGGTCCAAAGCCATGCCTCCTTCACCATTGAATTTGATGACTGCATGCCAGGCAGAATGAAGATCAAGGACCACGTGACCAAGTTCTCTTTCCGCCAGCAGCGCAAGCTGCCTTCCACAGATGTTGTTACCACACCCACTGAGGTGATGTCAGCAGAAAGCAAAGTTGCTGATTGGCTGGTCCAAAGCAATGCTAGCATGATAAGGAGGAGGTCAAAGGCTGAAGACATGTATAGCACCAACAGTGACCCGTCACTTCTAAAGACTACCAAGG TAAACCATGGTGAGGATGGCACGCACAGTGATTCAGGGGATCCTGCAACCAATGGAAAAGATATTCTGCAGTCAGAACCTCAGATTGGGTCCAAGGTGTCTCCACAACCCCTGAGAGCCTCCCCGCCACAACGCTTCACCTCCCCTGACTCTGAGGAGCCTTTGTCCTATTCTCCTACAGAGTCTCAGTCCCTTTCCAGTCTTGGCAAGGCTGATCCTCAACAAGCCTTTGTCATTGAGTTCTTTGATGATAACTCAAGAAAGAAGCGTTCCCAGTCCTTCACTGGTAACACAACCCCACCTGAGCCATCAGGCCCCAGGGTCCAGCTGGAGAAGGCAAGGAAAACCTCGAGCCCAAATGGGGAGAGACATGTCCCGTGTCCAGCCTCCGCCACTCCCCCAACCCAACGATACACTGTCCCCCTAAAGGGCTCTGCTTCCACAGGTCCCCAAAGAGCTGGCTCTCTAAGAAGGGAGAAGACAGAGGACCGGATCAGCACAAACTTTTCCTCTCGCTCTTCATCCTCTGTTTCTGTTAGGCCTTTTAGCAGCGTGGGACGGAGATCCAAACTTGGCCAGGAATTTACTGCCGAATTGCTCAAACAAGCAAAGCAGGCCTCTACTGCCAGCTGGGAGAAAAATACATCTAGTCCCCCAACAAAAGCCCAAACAGGGACAAAGGTAGCATCACCTAGCCCTCCTCCATCTAATGCTCCCTATCAGCCACAGACATCCTCCCCTATCCACCAGCCTGTTCCCCTCAAGGCTCCCATGATGCCAATGGCATCTCAGAGTGCAGAAGTCAAGAGTCCCCATGGTGGCCCCAGAAACGAAGAGGAAGACAGTCTGAGTGACGCAGGAACCTACACCATTGAAGCTGATATCCAAGATAAAGAGCTAGAAGAGGCACGGAACAAGATCGATCAG GTGTTTGGTGTTCTTGAGAGCCCAGAGCGAACCAACCAGACTGAAGCAGAAACATCAGCAACATTTAGGCCTGTTATTGGTCAGGGCAGGGAGCAGCATAGGCAGAGTAGCTGTGGGGAG GTTCAGCGAGCAGGTGCAGTGTTACAGGGGGCTCCTAAGTGGATGTCTTGCTGGGCCAGCTTGGCAGACAGCTACACGGAATCTGGCCCTTCGTCTGGCCTCTTTGACACCCCTTCCCAGATGGAGCTGTCAGGAGGGG cacGAGGTACAATCATCCACAAGGCAACGCTCAGCAGAAGTCATGACAGCGGCGACTCTGAAGGCTCAAGAGCTCGCCGCATCCTGCCCCAGGTACCGCTGGGGGAGAAGAATGACATTCCAGCTCCCAGCATTCATGTTCATTATGACCCACATTCAACCTTTGATGTAGGAGAAAATAGCTTGGTCGCCCCAAGGTCTCAGGAAGGCAGTCATAAGTTATCAGTGCAGGATGACGTAGAGCCTGACAGTCTGAGTGATGCCAGTAAATCAGATGATGGTTCCATTATAGAACAGAGGAGAACGCTGTCAGacacagaagagaagaaaaatgaggaCAAGCCCAAACTCCCGGCCAAGTCTACATCATTCTACATCGGGTCAGAGGAGCCTGTGTCCCGACCAGAACGTGGAGGCTCAAAACCGAACACTCCTaagactgagagaaaacatCCAACCAAAACCTTCTCAACGGCCACTCTGACCAAACAGAGAGGTAACCAGGACTCTGGGAAAGTCAAGCCCAGCATGTCAGCTCCTGCCCTGGGCCAGGGGACACAGAGCCCCGACTTAAAAGAAGGTACAGTATCACCATTAATCAGACAAGAGAGCTTCACCAAGGAGCGGCCAAGCAATGCCAAATTGCCCAACATCTCCAGCGAACCTCCTCAAAGAGACCCAGACCCCGAATTATTCCAGGGATCCTGCAGTCAGGACACTCAATCTTACCTCAAACAAACAGAGGATGTTTTGGCTGCTCTGGAGGCCAAACTCCAAGCAGGACAATCAGAAACCACTCCGTCTCCTATGATGGACTCTCTCTCTGGGGAGTCTGATGTCGATACCTCCAGCACAGTCAGCCAGCATAGCAATAAGACCAGGCCAAACACACTGACTAAAAAACCCTCTAATAGTGGCTTCCACAGGGAGAAGTCTTCAGCCAGTATAGCTAGCCAGGAGTCAAATCACCAGTCCTCTACTTCTGAGCGCCTGTCAGAAAAGCGGCGCTCTCAGGGAACAGACAGCAATAATAAAACTGAGTCTGTGAGGAGACCAGTTGGACTTAGACGTAGTATTGGGAAACGTGGCTCCACAGACCTAAGTGACGACCCTCAGAGCTCCAGTGTACCTTACTCTGATCAAGAGTCAAACACCCGCCAAACCCGCAAGAAATACACTGTGCCCCTTCAAAAGGAGGACGCTAAGAGCTCCAGAGGATCCCAGGCCTTAAGTCGTGCCAACAGCTTGTCTGCCCCAAGACCCACCAGGGCGTCCATGCTTCGACGGGCACGCCTTGGCGAGGCTTCAGACAACGAGGGCACTGAGACAGACAGGCTGTCACAGGAGGCAGACAACATTCCAGCTAAGCAACCCCAGGAACCCAAGAAACTCTCCAGGTTGGATATGCTGGCGATGCCTCGTAAGCGGACAAGCTCGTTCAACACACCCAGTGACACTGAGGCCTCTTCCACCTCACAGTGGACAGGCAAGAGCACAGGATTCTCCAACCGCAGCGCAGAGTCTGGCAGCAGCTCGGTTCGCAGGGCCTCTGCTCCGGGGCCGAAACCTGCAGAAAGACCGCAGAAAGCAGCACTCAGCAAGACACCAATTACTCGCGGACGTTCCAGCAGTGCCAAATATGCCAGTAGCACAGCAA GCTCCAGGAGACGACAGAAAGGCTCTGACTATACCTCTACCTCAGACGAGGAGTACGACTCAAACCAGAGCACTCCTAAACACAAACGCTCCCAACCTTCCTCAGCTTCCCATAGCCCACGCAGTCATCCTCGGCCCCAGCCGGTGGTTGCGCTCCGTCCAAAACCCCGCAGCAGAGACTCTGAGGACGAGAACCATGAGGGAGACGCCTTCCACAATTGGTCCTCCCACAGTGCTGAGATTGCACG GTTGAGTCAAGACCTGGCTAAAGACCTAGCTATCTTAGCCAGAGAGATCCATGATGTGGCAGGTGATGGTGACCCACAGAACtctgcagcagagagcagcacacctgtctccacaGTGACCGCTCATGAACAG CTGGTTCAACGTATTCCAGAGGCTGGATTAAACTACCAGAGAGTCCCACCAAGTTCTGCATCAGCAATGGACACTGACCAGAACTCGAGTGACCATGAACAGACCTCCAGGCATCGAGCTCGGAACAGAGAAGAG GTCATTGTGGACAATCTGATGCTGAATCCAGTGTCTCAGATCATCATGGCCATCAGAGAGAACACTGAGCAACTTGCTGGGAAAATTAA GGTACTGTTCCAAGACAGGATGGATGTTTGGGAAGAAATTGAGTCCAAAGTTAATTCTGACAATGACGTCCCAGTTGTCAAAACCTCCAACAAG GAAATCACATCTATTTTGAAAGAACTCAGGAGAGTTCAGAGACAACTTGAAG tCATTAACACAGTCGTGGAGCCCAGTGGGCAGCCTGAGGAGACCAAGGCCTCAGCGTCTGCTGTCTCTTCCTCGTCCGGAGTTCGGCCCTCTAGAACACCGTCCTCGCGAGACTGGCGAACAATCCACTCCGCCTCTAAACGAGGTGGCGGCCAGAGGCCCGGCGAGAGTGTCAGGAGAGCAGCTGTGACACCAGATGATCTCAGAGAGGGATATCTGGTTTGA